The following are encoded in a window of Dioscorea cayenensis subsp. rotundata cultivar TDr96_F1 chromosome 16, TDr96_F1_v2_PseudoChromosome.rev07_lg8_w22 25.fasta, whole genome shotgun sequence genomic DNA:
- the LOC120278848 gene encoding flavin-containing monooxygenase FMO GS-OX5-like isoform X2 has product MARSVKTAVIGAGPGGLVAARELRRQGHEVTVFEKSTSVGGTWVYDPTTDSDRVAVHGSLYRSLRTNLPRQLMGFLDYPFPGPSESFVDPRAFPAHEEVLAYLEGFARDFGVLEMVRFGAEVVRVWLEGDGGEWSVEWRNEDGSVAEERFEAVVVASGHHSVPRIPEIPGIDKWRGKQIHSHNYRIPEHFRDQVVVLIGMGASSRDISREISKVAKEVHIASRAKDTVVGKLDNHDNIWQHKMVKCVHEDCEVEFDDGASLHADCIFYCTGYKYHFPFLETIEFISIEDNRVGPLYKHVFPPAVAPWLSFVGIPNKVIFNIMLQLQSKWIAHVLSSKVVLPSEKTMMASVEAYYQELERVGQPKHHTHYLLPNEIEYLNWLTSEVSLPPMEEWRIQIYRAAIESLKSHNDREPESNDSPYKQSYIMNLTQTRSKDDLFFGKRKMGVILYFTNLCDVHKWVLLSIATLKLILTPSKH; this is encoded by the exons ATGGCTCGATCGGTGAAGACGGCAGTGATCGGAGCCGGGCCTGGTGGTTTGGTCGCCGCCAGGGAGCTCCGCCGCCAGGGTCACGAGGTCACCGTCTTCGAGAAGTCCACCAGCGTCGGCGGCACCTGGGTCTACGACCCCACCACCGACTCCGATCGGGTGGCCGTCCATGGGAGTCTATACCGCTCGCTACGCACCAATCTCCCTCGCCAGCTGATGGGTTTCCTCGATTACCCGTTTCCTGGGCCATCGGAGAGCTTCGTCGATCCCCGGGCGTTCCCGGCGCACGAGGAAGTGCTTGCTTACCTTGAGGGTTTCGCGAGGGATTTTGGGGTTTTGGAGATGGTTCGGTTTGGTGCGGAGGTGGTTAGGGTTTGGTTGGAGGGGGACGGCGGCGAGTGGAGCGTGGAGTGGCGGAATGAGGATGGATCGGTGGCGGAGGAGAGGTTTGAGGCGGTGGTGGTCGCCAGCGGGCATCACTCCGTGCCGAGGATCCCTGAGATTCCGG GCATTGATAAATGGCGTGGCAAGCAAATACACAGCCACAATTATCGCATTCCTGAGCATTTTAGGGACCAG GttgtggttttgattggaaTGGGAGCTAGTTCCCGTGATATCTCTAGAGAAATTTCAAAAGTAGCAAAGGAAGTGCATATAGCCTCAAGAGCCAAAGATACTGTAGTTGGAAAGTTAGATAACCATGATAATATTTGGCAACACAAAATG GTAAAATGTGTCCATGAAGATTGTGAGGTGGAATTTGATGATGGTGCATCACTTCATGCTGATTGTATATTCTATTGCACAGG TTACAAATACCATTTCCCTTTCCTAGAGACAATTGAGTTCATAAGCATTGAAGACAACCGAGTCGGACCTCTATATAAGCATGTTTTCCCTCCCGCCGTGGCCCCTTGGCTTTCTTTTGTGGGAATACCTAATAAG GTGATTTTTAACATTATGTTACAGTTACAGTCCAAGTGGATAGCTCATGTTTTATCCAGCAAAGTGGTGTTACCATCAGAAAAGACCATGATGGCATCAGTTGAAGCGTATTATCAGGAATTAGAGCGTGTAGGGCAACCTAAGCATCATACACACTATCTTCTTCCCAATGAG ATTGAGTATCTGAATTGGCTAACTTCTGAGGTCAGTTTGCCACCAATGGAGGAATGGAGGATACAAATATATCGTGCAGCTATCGAGAGCCTCAAGTCTCACAATGACAG GGAGCCAGAATCCAATGACAGCCCATACAAGCAATCATACATAATGAATTTAACACAAACCAGGAGCAAGGATGATCTATTTTTTGGAAAGAGGAAGATGGgtgttattttgtattttacaaatttatgtGATGTTCATAAATGGGTGCTTTTGTCAATTGCTACATTGAAGCTTATATTAACACCTTCAAAACATTGA
- the LOC120278848 gene encoding flavin-containing monooxygenase FMO GS-OX5-like isoform X1 produces MARSVKTAVIGAGPGGLVAARELRRQGHEVTVFEKSTSVGGTWVYDPTTDSDRVAVHGSLYRSLRTNLPRQLMGFLDYPFPGPSESFVDPRAFPAHEEVLAYLEGFARDFGVLEMVRFGAEVVRVWLEGDGGEWSVEWRNEDGSVAEERFEAVVVASGHHSVPRIPEIPGIDKWRGKQIHSHNYRIPEHFRDQVVVLIGMGASSRDISREISKVAKEVHIASRAKDTVVGKLDNHDNIWQHKMVKCVHEDCEVEFDDGASLHADCIFYCTGYKYHFPFLETIEFISIEDNRVGPLYKHVFPPAVAPWLSFVGIPNKLINHNDTILGEATQSLAVKDLIILCYFAQVIFNIMLQLQSKWIAHVLSSKVVLPSEKTMMASVEAYYQELERVGQPKHHTHYLLPNEIEYLNWLTSEVSLPPMEEWRIQIYRAAIESLKSHNDREPESNDSPYKQSYIMNLTQTRSKDDLFFGKRKMGVILYFTNLCDVHKWVLLSIATLKLILTPSKH; encoded by the exons ATGGCTCGATCGGTGAAGACGGCAGTGATCGGAGCCGGGCCTGGTGGTTTGGTCGCCGCCAGGGAGCTCCGCCGCCAGGGTCACGAGGTCACCGTCTTCGAGAAGTCCACCAGCGTCGGCGGCACCTGGGTCTACGACCCCACCACCGACTCCGATCGGGTGGCCGTCCATGGGAGTCTATACCGCTCGCTACGCACCAATCTCCCTCGCCAGCTGATGGGTTTCCTCGATTACCCGTTTCCTGGGCCATCGGAGAGCTTCGTCGATCCCCGGGCGTTCCCGGCGCACGAGGAAGTGCTTGCTTACCTTGAGGGTTTCGCGAGGGATTTTGGGGTTTTGGAGATGGTTCGGTTTGGTGCGGAGGTGGTTAGGGTTTGGTTGGAGGGGGACGGCGGCGAGTGGAGCGTGGAGTGGCGGAATGAGGATGGATCGGTGGCGGAGGAGAGGTTTGAGGCGGTGGTGGTCGCCAGCGGGCATCACTCCGTGCCGAGGATCCCTGAGATTCCGG GCATTGATAAATGGCGTGGCAAGCAAATACACAGCCACAATTATCGCATTCCTGAGCATTTTAGGGACCAG GttgtggttttgattggaaTGGGAGCTAGTTCCCGTGATATCTCTAGAGAAATTTCAAAAGTAGCAAAGGAAGTGCATATAGCCTCAAGAGCCAAAGATACTGTAGTTGGAAAGTTAGATAACCATGATAATATTTGGCAACACAAAATG GTAAAATGTGTCCATGAAGATTGTGAGGTGGAATTTGATGATGGTGCATCACTTCATGCTGATTGTATATTCTATTGCACAGG TTACAAATACCATTTCCCTTTCCTAGAGACAATTGAGTTCATAAGCATTGAAGACAACCGAGTCGGACCTCTATATAAGCATGTTTTCCCTCCCGCCGTGGCCCCTTGGCTTTCTTTTGTGGGAATACCTAATAAG CTGATTAACCATAATGATACAATTCTTGGTGAAGCTACCCAATCTTTGGCAGTCAAAGACTTGATCATTTTGTGCTATTTTGCCCAGGTGATTTTTAACATTATGTTACAGTTACAGTCCAAGTGGATAGCTCATGTTTTATCCAGCAAAGTGGTGTTACCATCAGAAAAGACCATGATGGCATCAGTTGAAGCGTATTATCAGGAATTAGAGCGTGTAGGGCAACCTAAGCATCATACACACTATCTTCTTCCCAATGAG ATTGAGTATCTGAATTGGCTAACTTCTGAGGTCAGTTTGCCACCAATGGAGGAATGGAGGATACAAATATATCGTGCAGCTATCGAGAGCCTCAAGTCTCACAATGACAG GGAGCCAGAATCCAATGACAGCCCATACAAGCAATCATACATAATGAATTTAACACAAACCAGGAGCAAGGATGATCTATTTTTTGGAAAGAGGAAGATGGgtgttattttgtattttacaaatttatgtGATGTTCATAAATGGGTGCTTTTGTCAATTGCTACATTGAAGCTTATATTAACACCTTCAAAACATTGA
- the LOC120278848 gene encoding flavin-containing monooxygenase FMO GS-OX5-like isoform X3: MARSVKTAVIGAGPGGLVAARELRRQGHEVTVFEKSTSVGGTWVYDPTTDSDRVAVHGSLYRSLRTNLPRQLMGFLDYPFPGPSESFVDPRAFPAHEEVLAYLEGFARDFGVLEMVRFGAEVVRVWLEGDGGEWSVEWRNEDGSVAEERFEAVVVASGHHSVPRIPEIPGIDKWRGKQIHSHNYRIPEHFRDQVVVLIGMGASSRDISREISKVAKEVHIASRAKDTVVGKLDNHDNIWQHKMVKCVHEDCEVEFDDGASLHADCIFYCTGYKYHFPFLETIEFISIEDNRVGPLYKHVFPPAVAPWLSFVGIPNKLINHNDTILGEATQSLAVKDLIILCYFAQVIFNIMLQLQSKWIAHVLSSKVVLPSEKTMMASVEAYYQELERVGQPKHHTHYLLPNEIEYLNWLTSEVSLPPMEEWRIQIYRAAIESLKSHNDRYRDNWDAEYWTEISISVLSKGARIQ; the protein is encoded by the exons ATGGCTCGATCGGTGAAGACGGCAGTGATCGGAGCCGGGCCTGGTGGTTTGGTCGCCGCCAGGGAGCTCCGCCGCCAGGGTCACGAGGTCACCGTCTTCGAGAAGTCCACCAGCGTCGGCGGCACCTGGGTCTACGACCCCACCACCGACTCCGATCGGGTGGCCGTCCATGGGAGTCTATACCGCTCGCTACGCACCAATCTCCCTCGCCAGCTGATGGGTTTCCTCGATTACCCGTTTCCTGGGCCATCGGAGAGCTTCGTCGATCCCCGGGCGTTCCCGGCGCACGAGGAAGTGCTTGCTTACCTTGAGGGTTTCGCGAGGGATTTTGGGGTTTTGGAGATGGTTCGGTTTGGTGCGGAGGTGGTTAGGGTTTGGTTGGAGGGGGACGGCGGCGAGTGGAGCGTGGAGTGGCGGAATGAGGATGGATCGGTGGCGGAGGAGAGGTTTGAGGCGGTGGTGGTCGCCAGCGGGCATCACTCCGTGCCGAGGATCCCTGAGATTCCGG GCATTGATAAATGGCGTGGCAAGCAAATACACAGCCACAATTATCGCATTCCTGAGCATTTTAGGGACCAG GttgtggttttgattggaaTGGGAGCTAGTTCCCGTGATATCTCTAGAGAAATTTCAAAAGTAGCAAAGGAAGTGCATATAGCCTCAAGAGCCAAAGATACTGTAGTTGGAAAGTTAGATAACCATGATAATATTTGGCAACACAAAATG GTAAAATGTGTCCATGAAGATTGTGAGGTGGAATTTGATGATGGTGCATCACTTCATGCTGATTGTATATTCTATTGCACAGG TTACAAATACCATTTCCCTTTCCTAGAGACAATTGAGTTCATAAGCATTGAAGACAACCGAGTCGGACCTCTATATAAGCATGTTTTCCCTCCCGCCGTGGCCCCTTGGCTTTCTTTTGTGGGAATACCTAATAAG CTGATTAACCATAATGATACAATTCTTGGTGAAGCTACCCAATCTTTGGCAGTCAAAGACTTGATCATTTTGTGCTATTTTGCCCAGGTGATTTTTAACATTATGTTACAGTTACAGTCCAAGTGGATAGCTCATGTTTTATCCAGCAAAGTGGTGTTACCATCAGAAAAGACCATGATGGCATCAGTTGAAGCGTATTATCAGGAATTAGAGCGTGTAGGGCAACCTAAGCATCATACACACTATCTTCTTCCCAATGAG ATTGAGTATCTGAATTGGCTAACTTCTGAGGTCAGTTTGCCACCAATGGAGGAATGGAGGATACAAATATATCGTGCAGCTATCGAGAGCCTCAAGTCTCACAATGACAGGTATCGGGACAACTGGGATGCTGAATATTGGACAGAGATATCCATCTCGGTCCTCTCAAAG GGAGCCAGAATCCAATGA
- the LOC120278626 gene encoding putative lipid-binding protein AIR1, with protein MASKSNALAALFLIFNLIFFVSASANTPYGTCPYDSLKLKVCVDVLDGLAKVVLGQSQMQPCCDLLPGVLDANVAACLCTAIQSTLLGTIPVNLNLLVNQCRWSLPNNFHCA; from the coding sequence ATGGCTTCCAAGAGTAATGCTCTTGCTGCTCTCTTTCTTATCTTCAACCTCATCTTCTTTGTCTCAGCCAGTGCCAATACACCTTATGGCACTTGTCCTTATGATTCACTGAAGCTCAAAGTCTGTGTCGACGTGCTCGATGGCTTGGCAAAGGTGGTTCTTGGCCAGTCTCAGATGCAGCCATGCTGCGATCTCTTGCCTGGTGTTCTTGATGCCAATGTTGCAGCTTGTCTCTGCACTGCCATTCAGTCCACTCTACTTGGTACCATTCCGGTGAACCTTAACCTTCTGGTTAACCAGTGCCGCTGGTCTCTTCCGAATAACTTCCATTGCGCTTGA
- the LOC120278716 gene encoding 14 kDa proline-rich protein DC2.15-like, which translates to MVSKSNALAALFLIFNLMFFVSASANTPYGTCSYDSLKLKVCVDVLNGLAKVVLGQSQMQPCCDLLPGVLDANVAACLCTAIQSTLLGTIPVKLSLLVNQCGWSLPNNFNCA; encoded by the coding sequence ATGGTCTCCAAGAGTAATGCTCTTGCTGCTCTCTTTCTTATCTTCAACCTCATGTTCTTTGTTTCAGCCAGTGCCAATACACCTTATGGCACTTGTTCTTATGATTCACTGAAGCTCAAAGTCTGCGTCGACGTGCTCAATGGCTTGGCAAAGGTGGTCCTTGGCCAGTCTCAGATGCAACCATGCTGTGATCTCTTGCCTGGTGTTCTTGATGCCAATGTTGCAGCTTGTCTCTGCACTGCCATTCAGTCTACTCTACTTGGTACCATTCCAGTGAAACTTAGCCTTCTGGTTAACCAGTGTGGTTGGTCTCTCCCTAATAACTTCAACTGTGCTTGA
- the LOC120278627 gene encoding pEARLI1-like lipid transfer protein 1 codes for MASSKSSATICDLFLIFNLLFFTFGTSSLTSIPVLHPPTPAATPPRSVQPGSGGHAPAPTPASPTPGNGGHGVPIPNPITPPASPPSGNGHGGPSPPARPPSGNGGPCPVKPIGFEGCAHVLDGSDVDLNGQCCRLVDGSVDINAPLCLCTAIRANFLKVNGTNNDVAICRIITRCGGKAPQGFQCPNY; via the coding sequence ATGGCTTCTTCCAAGTCTTCAGCAACCATATGTGATCTCTTTCTCATCTTCAACCTTCTCTTCTTCACCTTTGGGACCTCTTCTCTGACGTCTATCCCTGTACTACACCCACCAACACCTGCGGCTACTCCTCCAAGAAGCGTACAACCTGGTTCTGGTGGCCATGCTCCTGCACCAACACCAGCAAGCCCAACTCCTGGTAATGGTGGTCATGGTGTACCAATACCTaatcctattactcctccagcAAGCCCACCTTCTGGTAATGGTCATGGTGGACCTAGTCCTCCAGCAAGACCACCTTCTGGTAATGGTGGCCCGTGCCCAGTGAAACCCATTGGGTTTGAAGGATGTGCTCATGTGCTTGACGGCTCTGACGTCGACCTTAACGGACAATGCTGCAGACTCGTTGACGGTTCTGTAGACATTAACGCACCGCTGTGTCTATGCACTGCAATTAGAGCCAATTTCTTGAAAGTCAACGGCACCAACAACGATGTTGCCATTTGTCGAATCATCACCCGCTGTGGCGGGAAAGCTCCTCAGGGGTTCCAGTGTCCTAATTATTAA